A window of Nicotiana tabacum cultivar K326 chromosome 24, ASM71507v2, whole genome shotgun sequence contains these coding sequences:
- the LOC107827622 gene encoding uncharacterized protein LOC107827622 — protein MYRRTLTINWDGLGEDDDDDHFFESSDRLSSVVPQDLASSGSDDEVEFEDSRRSFSASASKNFRGLDMETKVINNPPSIVMEDYGMWMAEPGDVKERRKRLLQGMGLTSNKELLKLTSAKVVRAISRKVDTCKDSKPKEELKQEEPEPEPSNSPPILLLRSRSDGDIQFFSVTTKKRKEQLIGDVSKQRLTRTFSGVLAPTTRICQYVNSAPKKGITSKSSPPQNGSENMPSSILPNGCADLGFASFFLIKNLDTGKEFIVKESNEEGMWNKLSDLQTGKQLSMEEFEKSVGYSPVVKELMRRASVSTNDERKLNVNAYLSKSFRYSKKTGVALLKNIKGVANSMSGLITDKELEQPAQVEQKQNKNSSQWIKVRQQGKIYKDFTALQLCQEIQAHEGSIWTIRFSADARYLATAGEDRVIHVWEVQECDVMSTKPSDDPNSISDTPVNPTAGSNSDRPPLPVITHMQSERRKKGKTSNKKKGNSLPDYVNVPETVFALSEKPVCSLNGHQDDVLDLSWSKSQLLLSSSMDKTVRLWDVETQSCLKMFAHNDYVTCIHFNPVDDDHFISGSLDGKVRVWNVSDRKVVDWTDLHEMVTSTCYTPDGQGALIGSHKGSCRMYSTSECKLEQKENIELEPKKKSLAKKVTGFQFAPGSSTEVLVTSADSRIRIFDGSDMTYKFRGFRNTSSQISASFSQDGKYIISASEDSQVYIWKREEPKTASGKSRSLINVQTYEYFQCKDVSVAIPWPGSIKNQPPLVDQTQSKRHSKRSPTPPHPTNGSPTREDNSAGANSKRHLPPLPARKNSAMEKIQSSQDEDMAQDSPTDPGVGPSESFSSSSPSIRDGDSPSISSSSRFDGSNNQGNVAVQATAWGMVIVTATSGGEIRVYQNFGMPLKASRPTNLF, from the exons ATGTATCGCAGGACGCTGACTATTAACTGGGATGGACTcggagaagatgatgatgatgatcacTTCTTCGAGTCCTCTGACCGTCTTTCCTCGGTCGTTCCCCAGGACTTGGCGTCCTCGGGATCAGATGATGAGGTTGAGTTTGAGGATAGTCGACGTTCCTTCTCGGCCTCGGCTTCTAAGAATTTCCGAGGCCTTGATATGGAGACAAAAGTAATCAACAATCCTCCTTCCATTGTCATGGAAGATTACGGCATGTGGATGGCTGAGCCTGGAGACGTTAAAGAGCGTCGCAAACGCTTACTCCAGGGAATGGGGTTGACAAGCAATAAAGAACTCCTCAAGTTGACTAGTGCAAAAGTTGTACGAGCCATTTCAAGAAAAGTTGATACATGCAAAGATTCTAAACCAAAAGAAGAACTAAAACAGGAGGAGCCTGAGCCTGAGCCTTCGAATTCGCCACCAATTTTGCTGCTCAGGTCGAGATCAGATGGTGATATACAATTTTTCTCTGTAACTaccaagaaaaggaaagaacaactAATTGGCGACGTTTCTAAACAACGTCTCACCAGGACATTTTCAGGAGTTTTGGCACCAACCACAAGAATCTGCCAATACGTGAATTCTGCGCCCAAAAAAGGCATCACAAGTAAATCTTCACCACCACAAAATGGCAGTGAGAATATGCCATCATCTATATTGCCAAATGGATGTGCTGATTTGGGATTTGCTTcatttttcttgataaaaaatCTTGACACCGGAAAGGAATTCATTGTCAAAGAGTCAAATGAAGAGGGAATGTGGAATAAGCTCAGTGATCTACAAACTGGAAAGCAGCTTTCTATGGAGGAATTTGAGAAATCTGTAGGATACTCTCCTGTTGTTAAGGAACTAATGCGCCGAGCAAGTGTTTCAACAAACGATGAAAGGAAACTAAACGTAAATGCATATCTCAGTAAGAGTTTCAGATATAGCAAGAAAACAGGAGTTGCTCTTTTGAAGAACATAAAAGGAGTTGCAAATAGCATGAGCGGATTAATAACTGATAAAGAACTCGAGCAACCTGCACAAGTGGAACAGAAACAGAACAAGAATTCCTCACAATGGATTAAAGTCCGCCAACAAGGAAAGATTTACAAAGATTTTACAGCTTTGCAATTGTGTCAAGAAATTCAGGCTCATGAGGGATCCATATGGACAATAAGATTCAGCGCGGACGCACGTTATTTAGCAACTGCAGGAGAAGACAGGGTAATTCATGTATGGGAAGTACAAGAATGTGATGTTATGTCTACAAAACCATCAGATGATCCGAATTCTATTAGTGACACACCTGTTAATCCAACGGCTGGAAGTAATTCGGATCGTCCGCCCCTGCCAGTGATCACACATATGCAatcagaaagaaggaaaaagggaaagacttCTAATAAGAAGAAGGGCAACTCACTTCCAGACTATGTAAATGTACCAGAAACTGTTTTTGCTCTCTCCGAAAAACCAGTATGCAGTCTCAACGGTCATCAGGACGATGTCCTGGACCTTTCTTGGTCAAAATCTCAG CTGCTTCTTTCATCTTCAATGGACAAGACAGTGAGGCTATGGGATGTTGAGACTCAGAGCTGCTTAAAAATGTTTGCGCACAACGATTATG TAACATGCATACACTTCAATCCAGTAGATGACGATCACTTCATCAGCGGTTCACTGGATGGAAAAGTCCGAGTTTGGAATGTATCTGATAGGAAAGTTGTGGACTGGACAGATCTCCATGAAATGGTTACTTCTACTTGCTACACTCCTGATGGCCAG GGTGCTTTAATTGGCTCACATAAAGGAAGCTGTCGCATGTACAGCACCTCTG AATGCAAACTGGAACAGAAGGAAAACATTGAACTCGAACCCAAAAAGAAGTCCTTAGCCAAAAAGGTCACTGGTTTTCAG TTTGCTCCAGGGAGTTCAACAGAAGTGCTTGTAACTTCAGCTGATTCGCGTATCAGAATTTTTGATGGATCAGACATGACCTATAAATTTAGAG GTTTCCGGAATACAAGCAGTCAAATTTCAGCTTCATTCAGTCAAGATGGGAAATATATCATAAGTGCAAGTGAAGACTCTCAGGTCTATATATGGAAAAGAGAAGAACCTAAAACTGCAAGTGGTAAATCAAGAAGTCTAATCAATGTTCAAACTTATGAGTATTTCCAATGTAAAGATGTTTCAGTTGCCATACCGTGGCCTGGTAGTATAAAAAATCAACCACCACTTGTAGATCAGACACAATCGAAAAGGCATTCAAAACGTTCCCCCACACCACCACATCCTACCAATGGATCTCCTACGAGGGAAGACAACTCGGCTGGTGCAAATAGCAAGAGGCATTTACCACCTCTACCGGCCAGGAAAAACAGTGCAATGGAGAAAATCCAAAGTAGTCAAGATGAGGACATGGCTCAAGACTCTCCAACAGATCCTGGAGTTGGTCCTAGTGAATCATTTTCATCGAGTTCTCCATCGATCAGAGATGGCGATTCACCTTCTATATCTTCTTCTAGCAGGTTTGATGGTAGCAACAATCAAGGAAATGTCGCTGTCCAAGCAACAGCATGGGGCATGGTTATTGTGACCGCAACCTCGGGAGGTGAAATCAGGGTCTATCAAAATTTTGGGATGCCATTGAAAGCTAGTCGACCGACCAATCTCTTTTAA
- the LOC107827621 gene encoding dof zinc finger protein DOF2.4, translating into MVFSSISAYLDPANWQQQAGHSIPNPQFQSVQPPRPLVAPPPTQTHVGGGGTIRPGSMADRARLANIPMAEAVQKCPRCESTNTKFCYFNNYSLSQPRHFCKTCRRYWTRGGALRSVPVGGGCRRNKRSSSSTKATNNNINTSKSPTSSTSTGGCRQIATNSGSTSNNNSFSSPTSAASLLGLMTPQIHHPLRFMSPLGQLTDHHFTPNDNNINMNYSAINSSLSAPVAGNNESMNFQLGMGGNLEQWRLQQQVANQFPNIYGGLDSSSASGFYPFHPTHYTSNDAGGVTVTSTQIRPKITNPMLTQLALMKMEDNHEHSTLSRQFVGNPGNENWSSSSAWNELSASFSSSSTSNAL; encoded by the exons ATGGTTTTTTCCTCTATTTCAGCTTATCTTGATCCAGCCAACTGGCAGCAG CAAGCTGGACATAGCATCCCAAATCCTCAGTTTCAATCCGTGCAACCACCGCGGCCACTAGTAGCTCCACCTCCAACTCAGACTCATGTGGGCGGTGGAGGTACTATTAGGCCGGGCTCGATGGCTGATCGAGCCCGGTTAGCCAACATACCAATGGCGGAGGCAGTCCAAAAATGCCCTCGTTGTGAATCAACAAACACCAAGTTTTGCTACTTCAACAACTACAGTCTTTCGCAGCCTCGTCATTTCTGCAAGACTTGCAGAAGGTACTGGACGAGAGGGGGCGCTTTGAGGAGCGTCCCTGTGGGTGGCGGTTGTCGGAGGAACAAAAGGAGCAGCAGTAGTACTAAAGCGACGAACAACAATATTAATACTTCCAAATCTCCAACTTCTAGCACTAGTACTGGTGGCTGCCGCCAAATAGCTACTAACTCTGGTTCAACTAGCAACAATAATAGTTTTTCTAGCCCAACATCAGCAGCTAGTTTACTAGGTCTTATGACCCCTCAAATTCATCACCCTCTACGTTTCATGTCTCCTTTAGGCCAATTGACTGATCATCATTTCACTCCAAATGACAATAATATTAACATGAATTACTCAGCAATTAATTCTTCATTATCAGCTCCAGTTGCGGGAAACAACGAAAGCATGAATTTTCAGCTCGGAATGGGTGGTAATTTAGAGCAGTGGAGACTACAACAGCAAGTGGCAAACCAATTTCCTAATATCTACGGCGGATTGGACTCATCTTCTGCTTCTGGGTTTTATCCTTTTCATCCAACTCACTATACAAGTAATGACGCGGGTGGTGTTACTGTAACAAGTACTCAAATTAGGCCAAAGATCACGAATCCCATGCTCACGCAGCTGGCTTTGATGAAGATGGAAGACAATCACGAACATTCAACTTTGTCAAGGCAGTTTGTAGGGAATCCAGGGAATGAAAACTGGAGTAGTAGTAGTGCTTGGAATGAGCTTTCGGCGAGTTTTAGCTCTTCTTCTACCAGTAATGCCCTTTAA